The Oncorhynchus mykiss isolate Arlee chromosome 5, USDA_OmykA_1.1, whole genome shotgun sequence DNA window ccgtataaatgcacctgcactgtgatagtctcagaggtccgtcaaaagcgcagagagcatcatgaagaacaaggaacacaccaggcaggtccgagatactgctgtgaagaagtttaaagccggatttggatacaaaaagatttcccaagctttaaacatcccaaggagcactgtgcaagcgataatattgaaatggaaggagtatcagaccactgcaaatctaccaagacctggccgtccctctaaactttcagctcatacaaggagaagactgatccagagatgcagccaagaggcccatgatcactctggatgaactgcagagatctacagctgaggtgggagactctgtccataggacaacaatcagtcgtatattgcacaaatctggcctttatggaagagtggcaagaagaaagccatttcttaaagatatccataaaaagtgtcgtttaaagtttgccacaagccacctgggagacacaccaaacatgtggaagaaggtgctctggtcagatgaaaccaaaattgaactttttggcaacaatgcaaaacgttatgtttggcgtaaaagcaacacagctcatcaccctgaacacaccatccccactgtcaaacatggtggtggcagcatcacctgcttttcttcagcagggacagggaagatggttaaaattgatgggaagatggatggagccaaatacaggaccattctggaagaaaacctgatggagtctgcaaaagacctgagactgggacagagatttgtcttccaacaagacaatgatccaaaacataaagcaaaatctacaatggaatggttcaaaaataaacatatccaggtgttagaatggccaagtcaaagtccagacctgaatccattcgagaatctgtggaaagaactgaaaactgctgttcacaaatgctctccatccaacctcactgagctcgagctgttttgcaaggaggaatgggaaagaatttcagtctctcaatgtgcaaaactgatagagacataccccaagcgacttacagctgtaatcgcagcaaaaggtggcgctacaaagtattaacttaagggggctgaataattttgcacgctgaCATGGAattgttataaaaaaatatctataaaaaaatgatttgataaaatattgaatttggcctttacttctatagcccagagaaacgcattgaataacacgttcataaatggcaaaaaaagacTATCTAGAATCTAGAAGATATAAGAAAACTTTTACACACAGTTAACCTCTTTTTTGGGTGGAACAAAACTACGTtcgtacttccattcattttttacaACCGGTACAGTTACCTTTAaacgagtcccgtgacacttgtgggggtcgtagagcagaacggagaacaccatcgtgtttgtgagagtctcgtCTTTTCACAGAGGGGTCAtaatcattttttttgtttgtgagaagaccgattttcaggatgtctcatgttCTGACAAACaaccacctttcaccacagacgTGGAAGTGCCAcaaaggtggaggaggtggattgagatgcagccaatGCAAAAAATAACACTAGTTTAAACTGACGGCTTTTTAATGTAGATTTAATGtagatttttgtattatgctacTTAGATTGACACACCGGTGCGTCAATAGACTCGAGGGGGTTATTTACCCCTCGGCAGTCAGCACACCCCATTCTCCTCATGTTCAGTCTCATTAAAGTGTATTTACAACACTCTGAACAATCTTGAGTGTTTGAACAAGTGTACAAAACAGTATAGTTCATATACAccgagtggacaaaacattaggaacacctgctctttccatgacatagacaccaggtggaaggtgttcttaatgttttgtacactcagtgtatagagGAGACTTTGTTTTAGTAATACCAGCTGTATTGTAGATTGTATGTAATGTATACAGACATGGGAAGCAGGGGACGCAGGGGACCTCATCAGCCAAATAAACAGTCAGAAGGTCAGGAAGGGGACTGTGTCCATGGTGAACCCCACcacccacccctccacctccaaatcttCCAGCAACCCAGGGCCCCATTTCTTCCAGCCCCCCAGCCATCTACCCCTCCccgccccccctcccccacccataCAACTCCTCCAACCCCCAGGCCCTCATTCCTCCAGCCCCCCAgccatctaccccccccccccccccccacacccataCAACTCCTCCAACCCACAGGCCCTCATTCCTCCAGCCCCCCACCCATCTACCCCCCCACACCCATACAACTCCTTCAAGCCCCAGGCCCTCATTCCTCCAACCCCCAGGCCCTCATTCCTCCAGCACACTTGcatactcttgcctgcatctagctgctgctatagggtgtaatcattagttcaacagttgcaaacgagagtttctattggacaaattcaagtatgtttatctccgttttgttccgtttgcttctgtttaaaaACCCTTTTTCCACTTGTGTTGATAGGAAGGATAGATATTTCCGTAGTTGGTAGACAACTTGTTTTTCTCCAAAGTGACCATCACCATTCAGACAGCCAGGGAGATGTGGTCGTTTGTTTAACTTGTCAATATCAAATCTGCTTTTCCAGTTGAAAATTAAACCTGTAACATTGTGAGTTTGTGATTAGAGATCGCAGAAGGGGAAAAACATTCTCAGGATTCCTACGACACTGGGACGTGACAATGACACCCTGTGTCCACTCGGGCCCGGGCCGGGCCTGGAAGATGTGCCTTGACAAGTCACCTACACTATctgctcctccatctctctctacctttttTTCATGTTTCCCCTGTTCCCAGGGGGAGGAATGTCTCACTGGACTTAAGTCGTATTCTCTGGAACACTGCGGGACTAAATCGGAAAGCGGTACGACCAAATTGCTCCCTGTGGCTGTAAACTGTGTATGTGAGTATGTGTAGGAGGCGGCAGCATTGTATCAGTGTGTTTACAGTGGAAACTAGCcaagcccccacaccaccaccaccaccacccatccTGAAtgcatacaacaacacaacacaacgccaCATCCAAGGCGATAATTACGGCTGCTCTGTGTCCTTGTAAAGGGTCAGGTTGACAGTGATCTTAAAAAGGGACGACATTCTCTctcccacacaaaaaaaaatacaaaattataATATGGTataaaatactatagtattcacggtagtatttactgtagtatttacagtagtatttactgtagtatttacagttaactatagttTAAATACTGTCGCAAAAGAATACTGTCGTATAAACTATAGTAATTAATACAGTGTTTTGCGGAtcgtagtatactgtagtatttactgtaatgTTTTTGCGGACATTACCGTAGTATTTACTGTAATGTTTTTGCGGACATTACCGTAGTATTTACTGTAATGTTTTTGCGGACATTACCGTAGTATTTACTGTAATGTTTTGCAGACAGATACTGTAGTACACTGttgtatttactatagtgtttatGCAGACATTTCTGTAGTATTTAAtaaagtgtttttgttttattatctttgacatagaagcgGAGGATATCTCCTCTAGGAAACCCCACTGGAGAAACACTAAAATAGCACCTTTTTCCATAAcctgtaagtaagtaagtaagtaagtaggtCTGCATtctgaacagagagttcagagcttctgctcttctCTATGAcctgtaagtaagtaagtaagtaggtAGGTCTACATTCTGAACAGAGAGttataacctgtagggaacacaatacGTGGTCTATACTTGGCGTGTagtttctcacttatgggtggcacaaattacGATATGCGGGTGGGGAAagggcagggtatatgcaaattaaaaCCTGTATTATTTACTATAGTTTTCTGCAGTATACTACTGTTTACTCTAAAATTCTACATTacgtactgtagtattctatagtaaactgtagtattctatagtaaactgtagtattctatagtaaactgtagtattctatagtaaactgtagtattttatagtaaactgtagtattttatagtaaactgtagtattctatagtaaactgtagtattctatagtaaactgtagtattttttttcATGTCGGCTGTTAACCATCAATTACAGGGGGAACTAAGGCTCCACTAGTGCTGCCACTGTCGGACAAACTGTCAAACGTCGATTCATTTTATTTTCCTCCAGTCCCGGACCGAACCCTGTCAGAGAGGTGTTCCAGAGACAGCCAGGCGAGGTGTGTGTGGCCTGGACTCCTCAACCACAGCACCAAGCCCAACACCAGTACCAAGCACAGCACCAAGCCCAACACCAGTACCAAGCACAGCACCAAGCCCAGCACCAGCACCAAGCCCAGCACCAAGCCCAAAACCAGCACCAAGCCCAGCACTAAGCCCAGCACCAGCACCAAGCCCAGAACCAGCACCAAGCCCAACATCAGCACCAAGCCCAACACCAGTACCAACCACAGCGCCAAGCCCAGCACCAAGCTCAGCACCAGCACCAAGCCCAACACCAGCATCAAGCCCAACACCAAGCCCagcaccaagccaagcaccaagcccAGCACCAAGCCCAACACCAAGCCCAACACCAAGCCCAGCACCAAGCCCAACACCAAGCCCAGCACCAAGCCCAACCCCAGCGCCAAGTCCAACACCAAGCCCAGCACCAAGCCCAGCACCAGCACCAATCCCAGCACCAAGCCCAGCACCAAGCCCAGCACCAGCACCAATCCCATCTTCAGTCCCAGCCCAACCAGGAACTAGACCTCCAGCTGACCACAGCCCACTCTCAACCAGGAATCAGACCCCCAGCTGACCACAGCCCACTCTCAACCAGGAACCAGACCTCCAGCTGACCACAGCCCACTCTCAGACCCCCAGCTGACCACAGCCCACTTTCAACCAGGAACAAGACCCCCAGCTGACCACAGCCCACTCTCAGACCTCCAGCTGACCCCAGCCCACCAGGAAACAGACCTCCAGCTGACCACAGCCCAATCTCAACCAGGAAACAGACCTCTGCTCTGCTCCGCTCGCTTACCAAGAATAGGAGAGGAACTAACTGGGCCCATATTGTGTCTCCACATCCCAGaaggacaataaataaatgagTATGTTTATAATCTCACAGAGAGAACAAtgaagttggagagagagagggtctcaACAGTGTGTTCAGTAAAGGGTCTCTGACTGTCAACAAACAGAAACCAGTAGTAGTCTATATGTCTACTGACACGATGAGGGCTGCCCTACAAGCAGCCGTGAGACTCAGCACTGCAAAAGCCAGCAGCTGCTATGAATAGACCTTTTAGAAAACATGGGAGAAAATAGCCCAAATTGGGACACGTGGTTTACGAGCGTCTGTATAAATAGTAAAAAAACACAATCAGATCCTAGTGAAAGACTAAACTTAGTGACCGGGACATGTGATATCTGCATCAGGGAAGGGAAGTGCTGGGACAGGACATGTGATATCTGCATCAGGGAAGGGAAGTGCTGGGACAGGACATGTGATATCTGCATCAGGGAAGGGAAGTGTTGTTCCCCTCGTTGACTAATGGGGGACAGGCATTTCTCACAcgtcctctctccctcagcctaggtgacgtcctctctccctcagcctaggtgacgtcctctctccctcagcctaggTGACGTCCTCTCTCCGACAGCCTAGGTGACGTCCTCTCCCTCAGCCTAGGTGACGTCCTCTCCCTCAGCCTAGGTGAcgtcctctctccctcagcctaggtgacgtcctctctccctcagcctaggtgacgtcctctctccctcagcctaggtgacgtcctctctccctcagcctaggtgacgtcctctctccctcagcctaggtgacgtcctctctccctcagcctaggtgacgtcctctctccctcagcctaggtgacgtcctctctccctcagcctaggtgacgtcctctctccctcagcctaggtgacgtcctctctccctcagcctaggtgacgtcctctctccctcagcctaggtgacgtcctctctccctcagcctaggtgacgtcctctctccctcagcctaggtgacgtcctctctccctcagcctaggtgacgtcctctctccctcagcctaggtgacgtcctctctccctcagcctaggtgacgtcctctctccctcagcctaggTGACGTCCTCTCCCTCAGCCTAGGTGACGTCCTCTCCCTCAGCCTAGGTGACGTCCTCTCCCTCAGCCTAGGTGACCTTATCTCTGACAGCCTAGGTGATGTCCTCTCCGACAGCCAAGGTGACGTCCTCTCTCTGACAGCCTAGGTGACGTCCTCTCTCTGACAGCCTAGGTGACGTCCTCTCTCTGACAGCCTAGGTGACGTCCTCTCCCTCAGCCTAGGTGACGTCTTCTCTCTGACAGCCAAGGTGAcgtcctctctccctcagcctaggtgacttcctctctccctcagcctaggTGACGTCCTCTCTCTGACAGCCTAGGTGACGTCCTCTCCCTCAGCCTAGGTGACGTCCTCTCCCTCAGCCTAGGtgacttcctctctccctcagcctaggTGACGTCCTCTCTCTGACAGCCTAGGTGACGTCCTCTCCCTCAGCCTAGGTGACGTCCTCTCCCTCAGCCTAGGTGACGTCCTCTCTCTGACAGCCTAGGTGACGTCCTCTCCCTCAGCCTAGGTGACGTCCTCTCCCTCAGCCTAGGTGACGTCCTCTCCCTCAGCCTAGGTGACGTCCTCTCCCTCAGCCTAGGTGACGTTCTCTCTCTGACAGCCTAGGTGACGTCCTCTCTCTGACAGCCTATGTGACGTCCTCTCTCTGACAGCCTAGGTGACGTCCTCTCCCTCAGCCTAGGTGACGTCTTCTCTCTGACAGCCAAGGTGAcgtcctctctccctcagcctaggtgacttcctctctccctcagcctaggTGACGTCCTCTCTCTGACAGCCTAGGTGAcgtcctctctccctcagcctaggTGATGTCCTCTCCCTCAGCCTAGTTGACGTCCTCTCTCTGACAGCCTAGGTGACGTCCTCTCCCTCAGCCTAGGTGACGTCCTCTCTCTGACAGCCTAGGTGACGTCCTCTCTCTGACAGCCTAAGTGACACATTCCTAACCATTTGTCGTTCCCGGTCGTTCCCGGTCGTACCCGGCCGTTCCCGGTCGTACCCGGACGTTCCCGGTCGTACCCGGCCGTTCCCGGTCGTACCCGGTCGTACCCAGTCGTACCCGGTCGTACCCGGTCGTACCCGGTCGTACCTGGTCGTACCCGTTCGTTCCCAGTCGTACCTAGTCGTACCCGTTCGTTCCCAGTCGTACCTGGTCGAACCCGTCTCTTTCTTCCTGTTCACTCAGATGGATTTTTTTCCCGCCGGCTCTGCCTGCAGTTCAAATCTGTGGTTGATTATCTGATAAGGGGAGTTAGTGAATCTACAATCCTTGCTGCTAGTTTTCCTCCCACGCAATTCAAATACAGACAATGACGGGAGAGAATGAataacgggagagagagagagagagaaagagagagagagaggggtaatatcTTTAAATAATGACTACATCCATAATAGACGTTTGAGTGTGTGATGATACCCTATAACAACCTCCCTCTCACTACAGAAATACAGATGGGATGCTACTGTCATCAAATACATTCATCACACAGTCGACTGCCTAGCATTCAATTGGCTTAAGAAATCCATGCTTTCATCATTGGAGAGTGGATGGAGTACCAGAGCTCCAGTCCAGTAAATGACTGGCAGTTAAATAAGTACAAATACGGGGCCTCCCGGGTGCTGCATCGCTAGCTGTGCTGCATCGCtagctctgtcgcaaccggccgcgaccaggaggtccgtggggcgatgcacaattggcccagcgtctcccgggttagggagggtttggccggtagggaaatccttgtctcatcgcacaccagcgactcctgtggcgggccgggcgcagtgtgcgctaaccaaggtggccaggtgcacggtgtttcctccgacacattggtgcggctggcttccgggttggatgcgctgtgttaagaagcagtgcggcttggttgggttgtgtatcggaggacgcatgactttcaaccttcgtctctcccgagcccgtacgggagctgtagcgatgagacaagatagtagctactacaacaattggataccacgaaattggggagaaaaaaggggtaaataaaaaataagtacaaatattgtcacatacaccaaatAGCTACAGTGAAATGTGGTGTTTTAACACGGTCAGTCATGGTATgaagcaaattagggttaagtgccttgctcaagagcacatcaacatattttttttatctttttATCTTTTTTATCTTATCTTTATCTCAAACCAgagacctttcagttactggcccaacactcccaATCTCTAGGCCACCTGCCGCCTCGTTACCATCATGTGCAATAGCTCACCCAGCCCTGGTCAGAGGGACTGTACACAGCTAACCTTCCTTCCTCCCaggcagctggagagagagagatattcaccCAGCCCTGGTCAGAGGGACTGTACAGCTAACCTTCCTTCCTCCCAGGCAGCTGGAGAGAGATATTCACTCAGCCCTGGTCAGAGGGACTGTACACCTTCCTTCCTCCCaggcagctggagagagagagatattcaccCAGCCCTGGTCAGAGGGACTGTACAGCTAACCTTCCTTCCTCCCAGGCAGCTGGAGAGAGATATTCACCCAGCCCTGGTCAGAGGGACTGTACACCTTCCTTCCTCCCaggcagctggagagagagatattcacCCAGCCCTGGTCAGAGGGACTGTACACCTTCCTTCCTCCCaggcagctggagagagagagatattcaccCAGCCCTGGTCAGAGGGACTGTACACCTTCCTTCCTCCCaggcagctggagagagagatattcacCCAGCCATGGTCAGAGAGACTGTACACCTTCCTTCCTCCCaggcagctggagagagagagatattcactCAGCCCTGGTCAGAGGGACTGTACACCTTCCTTCCTCCCaggcagctggagagagagagagagattcacccAGCCCTGGTCAGAGGGACTGTACACCTTCCTTCCTCCCaggcagctagagagagagatattcaccCTCTCTCAGCCATCTCCCATATCTGAAGTGTTATTATATTTCACTATGAGAGATcagaataaagggagagagagaatgagagaacacgatagagagcagtatagagtgagagatagagagagagagagaaaggagcgagagagagagagagagaaagagcgagagagagaaagagagcaagagagagagagaaagcaagagagagagaaagagagcgagagagggggagggagaaagagagagagaaagagagagagagggagggagaaagagacagagagagagagagagagagagagagagagaggggggagagagagggggggggagagagagagagagagataagtgcTGAACCTCATCATCTACCTCTCTAAATGACAGTACTAGAGGGCAGCGTGACATTTACTGAGAAGGGTCATTTttacagaacactgacattttcaCACCGAGCTGTTTGGGAAACTGTACCAGAGAGCCAGAGCACTGTGCCCTGAGCTGAACCCATCCTGCCTGGCAGCGTGGCAGTGTTGCAGCGGTAGCTACGGCAACCTGCAAGGATATACCGTACACAAGGAAAGGCCATGCTCGAGCTCTTTTCCTCAGACGAGCAGCAACGGCTGTTTTTATCTCCATTTAACACTGTAGATACGACAATGGTTTCCTGCCACCTTCAACCCTGCTAAAATGGAGGATATACGGTCTCTTGGATCACTGTGTTCTGTTATGCTTTAACACAGAAAAGCTTGAGAGACTGCGATGCCAAAATATCTCATAGCTTTAAGTGGACCATACCTGAACGAATTCAACCAACAGTGATTCTTAAATGATTGACATGTTGTTTAAACATTTAAGTAACACAAGTTTGTAATGCAAAACAAAGGCTGTAGTAAAACGCAATgtttataacatttttttttttaaacctggtattacacacaaatacactctAGCCAGGTCCTTGAAGAAATCAGTAGAATTGGGAGCACAATTACCATACACTCAACTGTCCTCCATGACTGAAACCCTGCTGAGAGTGAACGGTGGAGGGAGGACTGTTTAAAAAATCCCAGCTACGGTACACTGTAAGGGCCATCTGTGCTCTCAGTATCACAGCCACAGCAGAGGGCCCAGAGCTGGATAAATCCATCCTcacagaccagaggaggcagagagagagagagagagagacacaccagcAGAATAAATGACTTTGTAAAAAGGCAGACGGGCTTGATAATGAGCCTACTGACATTGCAGCCATTGATTTGTCTTCTTTTAAAGATGCCACAACGTAGGCCTATGAATGGACAGTTCAGTGCAGGTAGCTAAGAATCaagtaataaaaaaaattaaaaacaaaaaaatgtaaaatgacATTATAAAAGATAATTGATTGCTACCTGACCAACCAGTCTTTTTTATAATCCTGTGTATCCTGTGTATCCTGTGTATGAGGGAACAGCTCGTCATCTCCCATCATAAAACACTTGATATGATCAGCTCAGTCAGAACATCAGGCTATCAGCACAGTTTTACAGTCCATGCAGTACAATGTAGTACTGTATTGACAGTCCAAGCCAAGGACAAAATGTAACCTATTGTAGTTTTGTTCTCCACTGCTGTTTTTTTCCCCTTGACATACCAAGTCCAGCATTCTCAAGGACGGACAAAACATCTGATGAATGACACCGACTCTGacctttgaagaaaaaaaagccTTGGTAGAACAAACTGTTCTTTCAAGGATTCAGTCTTTTTTCCAATCTAGTGTAATTTTACTGACTGTACTAACTATGTCACAGTATATTCACAGCACCTGCTGGCCCCATGGATGTGTTCCTGCTCTCCCAATCCCAGTACACAGCCTCCTGCGTCAGCCATCGCTACACCTCAGCCTCCAGGCCCCTCCAGGGACCCACCATGCAGGCTTTAACCTCGAAAGGCTAAAAAGCAGGGGACCGAGAAATTAAACTCTCAGCCACATTGCTTTACCAAAGACAGATCTGAATCAGCTGGCGAGATTGCAGGGGACCCTTGTCAATGTCGCACAGGCTGAGGAATAGGGTGGATGCTTGAGACCTTAACCCACATGTTGacactctggtgtgtgtgtgtgtgtgtgtgtgtgtgtgtgtgtgtgtgtgtgtatcccagtatctctacttacacattcatcttctgcacatctaccattccagtgtttaattgctatattgtaattacttcaccaccatggcctatttattgccttacctcccttatcttacctcatttgcacacactgtatatagactttttctactgtattattgactgtatgttttgttcattccatgtgtaactctgtgttgttgtttgtgtcgaactgctttgctttatcttggccaggccacagttgttaatgagaacttgatctcaactagcctacctggttaaataaaggtgttctcaactggcctacctggttaaataaaggtgttctctcaactagcctacctggctaaataaaggtgttctcaactagcctacctggttaaataaaggtgttctcaacttgcctacctggttaaataaaggtgttctcaactagcctacctggctaaataaaggtgttctcaactagcctacctggttaaataaaggtgttctcaacttgcctacctggttaaataaaggtgttctcaactagcctacctggttaaataaaggtgttctcaactagcctacctggttaaataaaggtgttctcaactagcctacctggttaaataaaggtgttctcaacttgcctacctggttaaataaaggtgttctcaacttgcctacctggttaaataaaggtgaaataaaaaaataaaaaataataaaaaaagacTACCCAGCTAACTAGCCAAGTCAGCTGCGTTCTTCTTTGCATGTGATTGGCTGTGGTTTTGGGGCAGCGAGGCAGACAGGGCTGACTGTCAGGCATCGTTCAGGGCTTAAATGCCACACGAGAGCATTGAGACCAACGCAGCCACAGGGCTCCTTGATGAATGAGGTGGTTATCGTGCATCTggtacttttgatgatcttctgATCTTGACAAAACAACTTTTGTTATGTCGTTATCACAAGAAAATGATATTGTGACCTTGTCAAAACAACTTTTGTTATGTCGTTATCACGATAAAAATAAGTTGCGATAGACATAACGAGGGACATTCTATTTGGCTTCACATGTCCTCGATGGCCTTCCATAGCTGCTGAGAAACCACTATgaaacaaaaaaaaacgaaacaaaGATGACTCCTCCTGCCAGCCTCAGCAACACCGGTAGGCAGGGCACAGATTGGGATCGGTACCGGTACCAGTGCCCGGCAGTGTTTACCAGAGCCTATTGACCACCGGCTGCATTTCATAGGTAGGACTGCCAATGGTCCAATGGTTTGCAGGGCAACTAACATTACCTGTGAATCTTCAAGAGAGACTTGTGTGGTTCAGGCCAGAGCAGGTCTTCTAgcttacagggg harbors:
- the LOC118964735 gene encoding salivary glue protein Sgs-3-like, whose protein sequence is MVNPTTHPSTSKSSSNPGPHFFQPPSHLPLPAPPPPPIQLLQPPGPHSSSPPAIYPPPPPPHPYNSSNPQALIPPAPHPSTPPHPYNSFKPQALIPPTPRPSFLQHTFPDRTLSERCSRDSQARCVWPGLLNHSTKPNTSTKHSTKPNTSTKHSTKPSTSTKPSTKPKTSTKPSTKPSTSTKPRTSTKPNISTKPNTSTNHSAKPSTKLSTSTKPNTSIKPNTKPSTKPSTKPSTKPNTKPNTKPSTKPNTKPSTKPNPSAKSNTKPSTKPSTSTNPSTKPSTKPSTSTNPIFSPSPTRN